Proteins encoded in a region of the Drosophila busckii strain San Diego stock center, stock number 13000-0081.31 chromosome 2L, ASM1175060v1, whole genome shotgun sequence genome:
- the LOC108607468 gene encoding actin-related protein 2/3 complex subunit 5-A has protein sequence MAKNTSSSAFRKIDVDQYNEDNFREDDGVDSASAGPDENEITALLTKGKSVEALLSALQNAPLSCKNQHVKDNALNITLRVLLSIKSTQMDQAIDTLDQNDLIDVLMKYIYRGFEIPSEGSSGHLLQWHEKAFAKGGVGCIVRVLSDTNRA, from the exons ATGGCCAAGAATACTTCAAGCAGTGCGTTTCGCAAAATCGATGTAGATCAATACAATGAGGATAATTTCCGGGAAGATGATGGCGTCGACAGCGCTTCCGCTGGCCCAGATGAGAACGAAATCACGGCGCTGCtcacaaaaggcaaaagtgtTGAGGCATTGCTCAGTGCGCTGCAAAACGCTCCATTAAGTTGTAAAAACCAGCATGTCAAA GACAACGCCCTAAACATAACATTGCGTGTGCTCTTATCAATCAAGTCAACGCAAATGGATCAGGCCATAGATACGTTGGATCAGAATGATTTAATCGACGTGCTTATGAAGTACATATATCGTGGCTTTGAAATACCCTCGGAGGGCTCCAGTGGTCATTTGTTGCAGTGGCATGAAAAGGCTTTTGCCAAAGGCGGCGTTGGCTGCATTGTGCGGGTGCTCTCGGACACAAACCGCGCCTAA
- the LOC108607470 gene encoding probable NADH dehydrogenase [ubiquinone] 1 alpha subcomplex subunit 12, with translation MAKFLGINRLGRLFQAIREAGGLKQAYLKLYRNDDLKTGTLVGIDKYGNKYFENGYYFYGRNRWIEFAPHVNMDYDGSQIPADWYGWMHYKTDLPPTRDGCRPKYKWMADHSENLSGTKEAYMPYTTTTPKVEAWVPPAKK, from the exons ATGGCGAAATTTCTGGGCATAAATCGCTTAGGTAGGCTTTTTCAGGCCATACGCGAGGCTGGCGGTCTAAAGCAAGCCTACCTAAAGCTGTATAG AAACGATGATTTGAAGACAGGCACATTGGTGGGCATTGACAAGTACGGCAATAAATACTTCGAGAATGGGTACTATTTCTACGGACGCAATCGTTGGATTGAATTTGCACCACATGTGAACATGGACTACGATGGCTCCCAGATACCAGCTGATTGGTACGGCTGGATGCACTATAAG ACGGATCTGCCACCTACACGCGATGGTTGCCGTCCCAAATACAAGTGGATGGCGGATCATAGTGAGAATCTGTCGGGCACCAAAG AGGCTTACATGCCCTACACCACAACGACACCGAAAGTGGAAGCTTGGGTACCACCAGCGAAGAAATAG
- the LOC108607463 gene encoding early boundary activity protein 2, giving the protein MDHTNSDDENSCSSLDFKTEPEQLARLYSYLYLQYLRVFKPNMSCQRESNMAIERYISYEMSRQQSLMRNEIARPRPLPQIQIQLPPRQPVKQEPAEPLIINCTLVTLGPVIKRNKYPDLPQLPPVDPALKQQVAKIQKSQHHYTQLFSRLTSMLQTLNQRYESNEFDSHSDGTPPPPPIKRGSHNISSSSSESQPDAVKDSSMEQYPQRVRLNDGNFGYVLGPNGTQITANEYGQVFWTNAPVATRCLLAVVFSSDELATHTLTGKPSPAFYGRERPAKMMLDPRKVDDIVACVRSRTGGKERHIRATITTKCADTAKKYKRRANKALKENIVVIDD; this is encoded by the coding sequence ATGGACCATACAAATAGCGATGATGAGAATAGTTGTTCGTCACTTGATTTCAAAACGGAGCCAGAGCAACTCGCCAGATTGTACTCGTATCTCTATCTACAATATTTGCGAGTATTTAAGCCCAACATGAGCTGTCAAAGGGAAAGTAATATGGCCATTGAGCGCTATATAAGTTATGAGATGAGCCGGCAACAGAGCTTGATGCGCAATGAAATCGCTAGACCACGCCCACTACCACAGATTCAGATTCAGTTGCCTCCAAGGCAGCCGGTGAAACAGGAGCCCGCAGAGCCGCTTATCATAAATTGTACATTGGTAACTTTGGGACCAGtaatcaaaagaaataaatatccggatttgccacaattgccgCCTGTTGATCCTGCACTCAAGCAGCAGGTGGCCAAAATACAGAAAAGTCAGCATCACTACACGCAACTATTTAGCCGTTTAACTAGTATGCTGCAGACGTTAAATCAACGCTACGAATCCAATGAATTCGATTCACATTCAGACGGCactccaccaccaccacctaTAAAACGAGGTAGCCATAACATATCTAGTAGTTCCAGTGAATCACAACCGGACGCAGTCAAAGACTCATCAATGGAGCAGTATCCGCAACGAGTAAGGCTAAACGATGGTAACTTTGGCTATGTTCTCGGTCCCAATGGCACACAGATCACCGCCAATGAGTACGGCCAAGTGTTTTGGACAAATGCCCCTGTCGCAACGCGCTGCTTGCTGGCCGTGGTCTTCAGTAGCGATGAGCTGGCTACACATACACTGACAGGAAAACCTTCGCCGGCTTTTTATGGACGCGAGCGCCCGGCTAAGATGATGCTGGATCCGCGTAAGGTTGATGACATTGTAGCTTGCGTACGCAGTCGCACAGGCGGTAAAGAACGACATATTAGAGCCACCATTACAACCAAGTGTGCCGACACGGCCAAGAAATACAAGCGACGTGCCAACAAAGCGCTCAAGGAGAACATTGTCGTCATAGACGATTAA
- the LOC108607464 gene encoding transmembrane protein 231 — protein MKFIPLHTTNTAIVYKNSLCSLASLLVLVFIALSVMLPVLLVSLLSPYSGISESRVLYEQPNVQFKYQYIFVGSTEPESDADGSWLACSSFGNLNARLQNFSSSCEANKYWTEDLDHDTVTDRLHFQLVLQELPARLMRFEILLFFEAQLRHKCELAPPAVLAYQLQLPEGNRLHNGRIQLKGELKLKQYVEFTCPFPGRNIQTHFRQVQLDASNNYVDMAQYSMEHLLAQVKANPGYFQLAVQETYYRPTDPQMVPGITIELEMDVLQVPARYHLSIWERLGQFWLYFASFFGISFYIMNKLKDFLFGRHIIRSWEIIPWKKLY, from the coding sequence atgaaatttataccGCTGCACACAACCAACACAGCAATAGTGTATAAGAATTCATTATGTTCATTGGCCTCATTGCTGGTGCTGGTTTTCATAGCGCTGTCTGTTATGTTGCCGGTTTTGTTGGTATCTCTGCTAAGTCCTTACTCAGGCATATCCGAATCACGCGTATTGTATGAACAACCAAATGTGCAGTTCAAgtatcaatatatatttgtgggCAGCACAGAGCCTGAGTCGGATGCGGATGGTAGCTGGTTGGCTTGCAGCAGTTTTGGTAACTTGAACGCGCGACTACAGAACTTTTCCAGCAGCTGTGAGGCGAACAAGTACTGGACAGAGGACTTGGATCATGATACTGTCACAGATCGTCTACACTTTCAATTAGTGCTTCAAGAGCTTCCCGCACGCCTAATGAGGTTCGAGATATTGCTCTTCTTTGAAGCGCAATTACGACACAAATGTGAGCTAGCCCCTCCCGCCGTTCTGGCCTATCAACTGCAATTACCTGAAGGAAATCGCCTACACAATGGACGCATACAGCTGAAAGGAGAACTAAAGCTGAAGCAATATGTTGAATTCACCTGCCCCTTTCCCGGGCGTAATATCCAAACCCATTTTCGACAGGTGCAGTTAGATGCGAGTAATAACTATGTGGACATGGCTCAATACAGCATGGAGCACCTGCTTGCACAGGTGAAGGCAAATCCCGGTTACTTTCAGCTGGCCGTGCAGGAAACCTACTACAGGCCTACGGACCCACAAATGGTGCCAGGAATCACTATTGAACTGGAAATGGATGTACTGCAAGTGCCAGCGCGCTATCACTTAAGCATTTGGGAGCGCCTGGGGCAATTCTGGCTGTATTTTGCCTCATTCTTTGGCATCTCATTTTACATCATGAACAAGCTAAAGGACTTTCTGTTTGGCCGGCATATTATACGCTCTTGGGAGATCATACCCTGGAAGAAGCTCTACTGA
- the LOC108607467 gene encoding mitochondrial import inner membrane translocase subunit Tim21, giving the protein MAQSILLRSFMLQRRTLLSPTFTRLRCLAAVHTNLRLQQEAAASGGAKGNSALQESQGGSSVSTDVRPIGEKIKENTKTASYTAIILAGLGVTGIMFYAIFRELFSNESSCNIYADALKRVTDDPRVQNAMGTPIKGFGETSRRGRRQHVAHSSFERNGVPHMRMQFYVQGPGSGKATVQLESRKTPSGNREYRYLFVQMDQYPRTTIVLEDNRAYDPTPEPAGNSFGNLALMSNSRDK; this is encoded by the exons ATGGCCCAAAGCATACTACTACGCAGTTTTATGCTACAAAGGCGTACACTGTTGTCGCCCACATTTACGCGCTTGAGATGCCTAGCTGCGGTCCATACAAACTTACGGCTGCAACAGGAAGCTGCTGCGAGtg GTGGTGCGAAAGGTAATAGTGCGCTGCAAGAGTCACAGGGCGGCAGCAGTGTGTCCACGGACGTGCGACCCATAGGTGAAAAGATCAAGGAAAACACAAAGACGGCCAGCTATACGGCCATCATCTTGGCGGGCCTGGGTGTTACCGGCATTATGTTTTATGCTATATTTCGCGAGCTTTTCTCTAATGAAAGCTCGTGCAATATTTACGCGGACGCGTTAAAGCGAGTTACCGATGATCCACGCGTGCAGAATGCCATGGGTACACCTATTAAGGGGTTTGGTGAAACATCGCGACGTGGTCGACGCCAGCATGTTGCACACAGCAGCTTCGAACGTAATGGCGTTCCACACATGCGTATGCAGTTCTATGTGCAGGGCCCAGGATCTGGAAAGGCCACAGTGCAGCTGGAGTCGCGTAAAACACCATCTGGAAATCGAGAGTATCGCTATTTATTTGTACAAATGGATCAATATCCACGCACTACCATTGTTCTGGAAGATAATCGCGCCTACGATCCAACGCCGGAGCCAGCAGGCAACTCCTTTGGTAACCTGGCGCTCATGTCGAATAGTCGCGATAAATAG
- the LOC108607471 gene encoding thioredoxin domain-containing protein 17 yields the protein MVVTHNVKGYEEFMKKMEELETGDSNNPVHVLFSGGKEENGESWCPYCVKAEPVIHDALKKAAEKSHFVHVDVGERSYWKDLNCPFRKDPNTHLIFLPTLLRWKSPQRLDGERCSNKDLVEMMFEDED from the exons ATGGTGGTTACACACAATGTTAAGGGATACGAGGAGTTCATGAAGAAAATGGAGGAACTCGAGACCGGCGATAGCAATAATCCCGTGCATGTATTGTTTAGCGGCGGAAAGGAGGAGAATGGCGAGAGTTGGTGCCCGTACTGTGTCAAGG CGGAGCCAGTAATACATGATGCACTGAAGAAGGCTGCGGAGAAGTCACACTTTGTGCATGTGGATGTGGGCGAAAGATCTTA ctggAAAGACTTGAACTGCCCTTTCCGCAAGGATCCAAACActcatttgatatttttgccCACCCTGTTGCGCTGGAAGTCGCCACAGCGCTTGGACGGCGAGCGGTGCTCCAATAAGGATCTGGTAGAGATGATGTTTGAGGATGAggattaa
- the LOC108607460 gene encoding vacuolar protein sorting-associated protein 52 homolog — MDALKEASLDNDEVREILKNTTDLRQYSRQIEKEFKDVENKSIEDYIAESQNIANLHNQINDCDEVLERMENMLMSFQSVLNNISTEITQLQRKSVSMSLQLTNRQSVKAQLSQFIEDMSVSEEMINIIMDTPVTERDFSNQLNVLNHKLSLVKELSFKESKSTNDVSEVLQNLRLKSMSKIRNYLLEQIYKFRKPMTNYQIPQNAMLKHKFFFEFILSNERQVAQEICSEYIDTMSKIYYSYFKSYSTRLTSLKFEESCSKDDLMGIEDNASKGLFAKTTSLKHKSTIFTIGKRGDILNQQLEAPIIVPHAQLKNRYTVEALFRSEQYALVDNACREYLFVTEFFMVRGAQAQDLFNQIMGKTLTLMIKNLETSIHDCYDTIAMFLCIHLIFRYQLMCHKRCVPALDKYWDSLQSVIWPRFEHVFRINIQSIHDCDPTKFNKEMGPHYITRRYAEFSAAIVGISEHFPNELVSRLLLELQNEVECFILRMAAIFSTRKDQLIYLINNYDLVLGVLMEHTRDNSKEAEAFREQLNARSAEYVEEILSPHFGGIIQFVKECEPYFEKNQSEELRKQERRSLGLVASFSANWKKSLEELNREVLLSFPSLLTGSQLLQLALASLVQYYHRFHKLLTPNARAQLTNIHVLMVEIKKYKSNY, encoded by the exons ATGGACGCTCTCAAGGAAGCGTCCTTAGACAACGACGAGGTCCGTGAAATATTGAAGAACACAACAGATTTACGACAATATTCACGGCAAATAGAAAAGGAATTCAAAGATGTGGAAAACAAATCGATTGAGGATTACATCGCCGAATCTCAGAACATTGCCAATCTGCATAATCAAATCAACGACTGTGACGAAGTGTTGGAACGGATGGAGAACATGCTAATGAGCTTTCAAAGCGTACTTAACAACATAAGCACGGAAATAACACAACTGCAACGTAAGTCGGTTTCCATGTCGCTGCAGCTAACCAATCGACAGTCGGTGAAGGCACAGCTTTCACAGTTTATAGAAGACATGTCGGTGTCTGAAGAAATGATCAACATTATTATGGATACGCCCGTAACAGAACGTGATTTTAGCAATCAGTTGAATGTTTTAAATCACAAACTTTCCCTGGTAAAGGAGCTTAGCTTTAAGGAGTCCAAGTCAACAAATGATGTGAGCGAAGTGCTGCAAAATCTACGTCTCAAGTCCATGTCCAAAATACGCAATTATTTGCTTGAGCAGATCTATAAATTTCGTAAGCCCATGACAAATTATCAAATTCCACAAAATGCTATGCTTAAGCACAAGTTCTTCTTTGAGTTTATTCTCTCCAACGAGCGACAAGTTGCACAAGAGATCTGTAGCGAATATATAGACACCATGAGCAAAATATACTACAGCTACTTTAAA AGTTACTCCACACGCCTGACTAGTCTTAAATTTGAAGAATCATGCAGCAAGGATGATCTAATGGGCATAGAGGATAATGCGTCCAAGGGCTTATTTGCCAAAACAACTAGTTTGAAGCACAAGAGTACCATCTTTACCATTGGTAAGCGCGGAGACATTCTTAACCAGCAGCTGGAAGCCCCTATAATAGTGCCACATGCGCAGCTAAAGAATCGC TATACAGTTGAAGCTTTATTTCGTTCTGAGCAATATGCGCTGGTTGATAATGCCTGCCGTGAGTATTTATTCGTCACCGAATTCTTTATGGTACGTGGCGCTCAAGCACAGGATTTGTTCAATCAAATTATGGGCAAAACATTGACCTTAATGATT aaaaatttGGAGACGTCTATACATGATTGCTATGATACGATTGCCATGTTCCTTTGTATACACTTGATTTTTCGCTATCAGTTAATGTGCCACAAGCGCTGTGTGCCAGCTTTGGACAA aTACTGGGATTCGCTGCAGTCAGTTATTTGGCCACGCTTCGAGCATGTTTTCCGCATTAATATACAAAGCATACACGACTGTGATCCCACCAAGTTTAACAAGGAAATGGGACCACACTat ATAACACGTCGCTACGCAGAATTTAGTGCTGCCATTGTGGGCATCTCGGAGCATTTCCCCAACGAGTTGGTTAGTCGTTTACTCCTCGAATTGCAAAACGAAGTCGAATGTTTCATCTTACGAATGGCTGCAATATTTAGCACTCGCAAGGATCAGTTGATCTATCTTATTAACAATTATGATCTTGTGTTGGGTGTGCTTATGGAGCATACACGCGATAATTCCAAGGAAGCCGAGGCGTTTCGTGAACAACTCAATGCGCGTAGCGCTGAATATGTAGAGGAAATTCTCTCACCACACTTTGGCGGCATTATACAATTTGTCAAAGAGTGCGAGCCATACTTTGAAAAGAACCAGTCAGAGGAGTTGCGCAAACAAGAGCGTCGTAGTCTGGGCTTGGTTGCCAGTTTTTCAGCTAACTGGAAGAAATCCCTGGAGGAGCTCAACCGAGAAGTGCTTTTATCGTTCCCATCATTGCTAACAGGCTCGCAGCTGCTACAACTAGCTCTAGCAAGCCTTGTTCAATATTATCATCGTTTTCACAAGCTACTGACGCCAAATGCGCGTGCCCAGCTCACAAATATACATGTATTAATGGTTGAAATCAAAAAGTATAAGAGCAACTATTAA